The following coding sequences are from one Leptolyngbya sp. NIES-3755 window:
- a CDS encoding nitrate/nitrite transport system permease protein (similar to AA sequence:cyanobase_aa:LBDG_24150): protein MTINPSLRPARPSKFSEIVKKFSTSIVPVIICVGIALVLWQALCASPESKMPGPIKVIEQTWRLILDPFYDNGGTDKGLGLQILISLQRVALGYVLAAVVGIGLGVLLGVSKFMQNGLDPIVQVLRTVPPLAWLPIALGIFQNNDPAAIFVIFITAIWPIVINTAVGVQQIPQDYNNVAKVLKLSGRDYFFSILVPSTVPYVFGGLRIGIGLAWLAIVAAEMLKAEGGIGFKIWDAYNAGNEDSMSQIIICVLLVGLVGLALDRFVGWIGSRITSDH from the coding sequence ATGACTATTAACCCGTCTCTTCGTCCCGCTCGACCCTCAAAGTTCTCAGAAATCGTTAAGAAATTCAGCACCTCGATCGTTCCAGTCATCATCTGTGTGGGAATTGCCCTGGTGCTTTGGCAAGCGCTCTGTGCAAGTCCAGAATCGAAAATGCCGGGACCGATCAAAGTCATCGAGCAAACCTGGAGATTGATTCTCGATCCGTTCTATGACAATGGTGGTACGGATAAAGGGCTAGGCTTGCAAATCTTGATCAGTTTGCAGCGGGTCGCATTAGGCTATGTGCTCGCGGCTGTGGTCGGGATTGGGTTGGGTGTTCTGCTCGGTGTGAGTAAGTTCATGCAGAACGGTCTTGACCCGATCGTGCAAGTTCTCAGAACGGTTCCGCCGCTAGCATGGTTGCCGATCGCATTAGGAATTTTCCAAAACAATGACCCTGCGGCGATTTTTGTCATCTTCATTACTGCAATTTGGCCGATCGTAATCAACACTGCCGTTGGGGTGCAGCAAATTCCACAGGACTATAACAACGTTGCAAAGGTGCTAAAACTGTCAGGCAGAGATTACTTCTTTAGTATCTTAGTTCCTTCTACAGTGCCGTATGTGTTTGGTGGATTGCGAATTGGGATTGGTTTAGCGTGGTTGGCGATCGTTGCCGCAGAAATGCTCAAAGCTGAGGGCGGTATCGGGTTCAAGATTTGGGATGCTTACAACGCAGGCAACGAAGATAGCATGAGCCAAATCATCATCTGTGTCTTGTTGGTTGGTTTAGTCGGTTTAGCGCTCGATCGCTTTGTTGGCTGGATCGGTTCACGCATCACTTCTGACCACTAA
- a CDS encoding ABC transporter substrate-binding protein (similar to AA sequence:cyanobase_aa:LBDG_24140), producing the protein MSNLSRRKFLFTAGATAAGAVVINGCSTGLNSKSASSGSSSPVASPAVNISAADAPEVTTAKLGFIALTDSAPLIIALEKGLFAKYGMKDVSVTKQTSWAVVRDNLELGSDKGGIDGAHILTPIPYFLSTGKITKGNTPVPMYILGRLNTDGQGISVSNDYADLKLAADSSPLKAKIAEAAAAGKKFKAAITFPGGTHDLWMRYWLAAGGINPDTDVDLVVVPPPQMVANMETKTMDAFCVGEPWNDRLVSKKLGYTAVTTGELWKNHPEKSFSMRADWVDKHPKATKALMMAVLEAQMWCDKDENKEEMCQILSADKYVKAPVSDIIERAKGNFDMGNGRTLQNSDLLMKFWREDAAYPFKSHDTWFITENMRWGKFEANTDVKALVDKVNRSDLWEAAAKAIAQEAAIPKDVASRGVETFFDKVTFDPANPKAYLDSLKIKKA; encoded by the coding sequence ATGTCTAATCTTTCCCGACGTAAGTTTCTCTTTACCGCAGGCGCGACCGCCGCTGGAGCAGTTGTTATCAATGGTTGTAGCACCGGACTGAACAGCAAAAGTGCTTCGAGTGGTTCATCCTCTCCGGTTGCTTCTCCTGCGGTAAATATCAGTGCGGCAGATGCACCCGAAGTTACAACTGCTAAGCTTGGATTTATTGCACTCACCGACTCTGCACCCTTGATCATTGCATTGGAAAAGGGCTTATTTGCCAAGTACGGCATGAAAGATGTATCCGTCACCAAGCAAACCTCTTGGGCAGTCGTTCGCGATAACCTGGAACTCGGTTCAGACAAAGGCGGCATTGATGGCGCTCACATTCTCACCCCGATTCCATACTTCCTGTCTACCGGAAAGATTACCAAAGGTAACACTCCAGTGCCAATGTATATCTTGGGGCGCTTGAATACGGATGGACAAGGCATTTCTGTCTCGAATGACTATGCAGATCTCAAACTTGCAGCAGATAGTTCTCCTCTGAAAGCGAAAATTGCAGAAGCCGCAGCCGCAGGTAAGAAATTCAAAGCAGCAATCACTTTCCCTGGTGGAACTCACGATTTGTGGATGCGCTACTGGTTAGCAGCAGGCGGGATCAATCCCGATACCGATGTTGACCTCGTGGTTGTTCCGCCGCCTCAAATGGTTGCCAACATGGAAACCAAAACGATGGATGCGTTCTGTGTGGGAGAACCTTGGAACGATCGCTTAGTGTCCAAGAAACTCGGCTACACAGCAGTCACCACTGGAGAGCTGTGGAAGAACCATCCTGAGAAGTCTTTCAGCATGAGAGCAGATTGGGTCGATAAGCACCCGAAAGCAACCAAAGCTTTGATGATGGCAGTTCTCGAAGCCCAAATGTGGTGCGACAAAGATGAGAACAAAGAGGAAATGTGCCAAATTCTCTCGGCAGACAAGTACGTCAAAGCTCCAGTATCAGACATTATCGAACGGGCGAAAGGCAACTTTGACATGGGCAATGGTCGCACCTTGCAGAATAGCGATTTGCTGATGAAGTTCTGGCGTGAGGATGCAGCTTATCCGTTCAAGAGCCACGATACTTGGTTCATCACTGAAAATATGCGTTGGGGCAAGTTTGAAGCTAACACCGATGTGAAAGCATTAGTAGACAAAGTGAACCGTTCTGATCTCTGGGAAGCTGCTGCAAAAGCGATCGCTCAAGAAGCTGCGATTCCGAAAGATGTTGCATCGCGTGGAGTCGAAACGTTCTTTGATAAAGTGACCTTTGATCCAGCAAATCCGAAAGCTTACCTCGATAGCTTGAAAATCAAGAAAGCCTAA
- a CDS encoding nitrite reductase (similar to AA sequence:cyanobase_aa:LBDG_24130): protein MTDTLTSAPTQNKFEKLKAEKDGLAVKAELEQFARLGWEAMDETDRDHRLKWLGVFFRPVTPGKFMMRMRIPNGILTSGQTRVLGEVLQRYGDDGTADITTRQNVQLRGIRIEDLPEIFRKFDQAGLTSIQSGMDNVRNITGSPVAGIDADELIDTRGLVRKVQDMITNNGRGNPSFSNLPRKFNIAIAGCRDNSVHAEINDIAFVPAYKDGTLGFNVLVGGFFSAKRCDAAIPLNAWVDPRDVVAVCEAILTVYRDLGLRANRQKARLMWLIDELGLDQFREAVEKQLGHAFVPAAPKDEILWDKRDHIGIHAQKQPGLNYVGLHVPVGRMFAQDLFDLARIAEVYGSGEVRFTVEQNVIIPNVPDSRVSALLREPLVKRFSIEPQNLSRALVSCTGAQFCNFALIETKNRAVALIQELEQDLYCPKPVRIHWTGCPNSCGQPQVADIGMMGTKVRKDGRTVEGVDLYMGGKVGKHAELGTCVRKSIPCEDLKPILHEILIEQFGARPWSEMPESARPAQTALITLDRPEVETSNGKSTVSQEFEYVLSSPPIVKTETAVAAPATVSFAKSSKDVTCTQDDFILDVADQAEVSIDSSCRSGTCGSCKCTLLEGEVRYDGEPDGLDDLDRASGKILTCIARPVGRIVLDA from the coding sequence ATGACAGACACCCTTACATCTGCGCCTACTCAGAATAAGTTTGAAAAACTCAAAGCAGAGAAAGATGGTCTTGCAGTAAAAGCGGAGTTGGAGCAGTTTGCTCGGCTGGGCTGGGAGGCGATGGATGAAACCGATCGCGATCATCGTTTGAAGTGGTTGGGCGTGTTTTTCCGTCCGGTCACTCCAGGAAAGTTCATGATGCGGATGCGGATTCCGAATGGGATTCTCACCAGTGGACAAACGCGAGTGTTAGGAGAAGTCCTACAGCGTTATGGCGATGATGGCACTGCGGATATCACCACGCGCCAAAATGTTCAACTGCGCGGGATTCGGATCGAAGATTTACCAGAAATTTTTCGGAAGTTTGATCAGGCTGGATTGACGAGCATTCAGTCTGGGATGGATAACGTTCGCAACATCACTGGATCGCCTGTCGCGGGCATTGATGCAGATGAGTTGATTGATACTCGCGGACTGGTCAGAAAAGTACAGGACATGATCACGAACAATGGTCGTGGTAATCCGAGCTTTAGTAATCTGCCGCGTAAGTTCAATATTGCGATCGCAGGTTGCCGAGATAATTCGGTTCACGCAGAAATCAATGACATCGCTTTCGTTCCTGCTTACAAAGATGGCACTCTCGGATTTAATGTCTTGGTCGGTGGCTTTTTCTCAGCAAAACGCTGTGATGCAGCAATTCCTCTGAATGCTTGGGTTGATCCGCGTGATGTGGTTGCAGTTTGCGAAGCGATCTTAACGGTGTATCGCGATTTAGGATTGAGAGCGAATCGTCAGAAAGCTCGCTTGATGTGGCTGATTGATGAACTCGGTCTGGATCAATTCCGCGAAGCCGTTGAGAAACAGTTAGGACATGCGTTTGTTCCTGCTGCTCCGAAAGATGAGATTCTCTGGGACAAGCGCGATCACATTGGCATTCATGCTCAAAAACAGCCTGGATTGAACTATGTGGGCTTGCATGTTCCGGTCGGGCGAATGTTTGCTCAAGACTTGTTTGATCTTGCTCGAATTGCAGAAGTTTACGGCAGTGGTGAAGTTCGCTTTACGGTTGAACAAAACGTGATTATTCCGAATGTGCCGGATTCACGAGTTTCAGCCTTGCTGAGAGAACCACTGGTTAAACGATTCTCGATCGAGCCTCAAAATCTTTCTCGTGCTTTAGTCTCTTGTACAGGTGCACAGTTCTGTAACTTTGCTTTGATCGAAACCAAGAATCGTGCAGTTGCATTGATTCAAGAACTAGAGCAAGACTTGTACTGCCCAAAACCGGTTCGGATTCATTGGACAGGTTGCCCGAACTCTTGTGGACAGCCGCAAGTGGCAGATATCGGGATGATGGGCACGAAAGTCCGCAAAGATGGGCGCACCGTCGAAGGCGTTGATCTTTACATGGGTGGAAAAGTTGGCAAACATGCTGAACTTGGAACCTGTGTCAGAAAGAGCATTCCCTGTGAAGACCTGAAGCCAATCTTGCACGAGATTCTGATCGAGCAGTTTGGAGCGCGTCCTTGGTCAGAAATGCCCGAATCAGCGCGTCCTGCTCAAACCGCATTGATTACCCTTGATCGACCCGAAGTCGAAACCTCGAACGGGAAATCAACGGTTTCACAAGAATTTGAGTATGTGTTGAGTTCGCCACCGATTGTAAAAACCGAAACAGCAGTGGCGGCTCCGGCAACTGTAAGTTTTGCTAAGTCCAGTAAGGATGTGACCTGTACGCAGGATGATTTCATTCTGGATGTTGCAGATCAAGCAGAAGTCTCGATCGATAGCTCTTGTCGGTCTGGAACTTGCGGAAGTTGCAAATGCACATTACTCGAAGGCGAAGTCAGGTATGACGGAGAACCGGATGGACTCGATGATCTCGATCGAGCTTCTGGAAAAATCCTCACCTGCATCGCTCGTCCGGTGGGTCGCATTGTTCTCGATGCCTAA
- a CDS encoding Rieske (2Fe-2S) domain-containing protein (similar to AA sequence:cyanobase_aa:LBDG_24120) — protein sequence MRRRTFLSWAGFGWMMSRIPAALTAFLAACTGQQRSATGLETVGTIADLDAKGILQTESPAPILVIRNPTDPKTLIAVNSTCTHQGCLVAWNAERKSFVCPCHGAAYAADGSVQKEPATKALTTYPVQVDGQNVQVKLG from the coding sequence ATGCGCCGTCGAACTTTTTTATCGTGGGCTGGTTTTGGTTGGATGATGAGTCGAATTCCTGCTGCGTTGACTGCGTTTCTTGCAGCGTGTACGGGTCAACAGCGGAGTGCAACAGGATTGGAAACGGTAGGTACGATCGCGGATTTGGATGCAAAAGGCATATTACAAACGGAGTCACCTGCTCCAATTTTGGTGATTCGGAATCCGACTGATCCAAAAACGTTGATTGCCGTCAATTCGACTTGTACCCATCAGGGGTGCTTAGTCGCTTGGAATGCAGAACGCAAGTCGTTTGTATGTCCGTGTCATGGTGCGGCGTATGCGGCGGATGGATCAGTTCAGAAAGAACCTGCAACAAAAGCGTTGACGACTTATCCGGTTCAAGTCGATGGGCAGAATGTTCAAGTCAAACTGGGCTAA
- a CDS encoding hypothetical protein (hypothetical protein FJSC11DRAFT_4427;~similar to AA sequence:cyanobase_aa:LBDG_24110), protein MTQAATQNDRALSNLEYDLLTALQNKAEAVKAYETYIQDAEQQQSQPCVELFRKLRDADIQTAQEIRHHLQQVMQNGRM, encoded by the coding sequence ATGACTCAGGCGGCTACACAAAACGATCGTGCACTTAGCAACCTCGAATATGACTTGCTGACGGCTCTTCAGAACAAAGCAGAAGCAGTAAAAGCTTACGAAACTTACATTCAAGATGCTGAGCAACAACAGTCTCAACCTTGTGTTGAACTATTCCGCAAGTTAAGAGATGCGGATATTCAGACGGCTCAGGAAATTCGTCATCACCTTCAACAAGTGATGCAAAACGGTCGGATGTAG
- a CDS encoding beta-Ig-H3/fasciclin (similar to AA sequence:cyanobase_aa:LBDG_22980), with product MFARFRHFVLLMGIATTLTIVSQSAIAQTPTPIPSPTPTTRPAPINTRNLTVTQLLQGASRAGQFTTLAAAIQAAGVGTAIQPGQRVTIFAPTDAAFAALPAGTVEKLVAPRNRALLARILAYHVVPGELTSKQLRNGNLKTLGGGVSVDVTPGRVIVNDARVVQADLLASNGVIHAIDRILLPREIRQQLGSLK from the coding sequence ATGTTTGCTCGATTTCGTCACTTCGTTTTACTGATGGGGATCGCGACTACACTGACTATCGTGTCACAAAGCGCGATCGCTCAAACTCCCACGCCAATTCCTAGCCCTACACCTACGACGAGACCTGCTCCGATCAATACTCGCAATCTGACTGTCACTCAGCTTTTGCAGGGAGCCTCTCGTGCAGGTCAATTCACGACTTTAGCGGCAGCAATCCAAGCGGCGGGAGTTGGAACAGCCATTCAGCCCGGTCAACGCGTTACGATTTTTGCGCCAACGGATGCGGCATTTGCGGCTCTTCCTGCGGGAACGGTAGAAAAACTGGTTGCTCCTCGAAATCGAGCATTGTTGGCGCGAATTTTGGCGTATCACGTTGTACCGGGTGAACTCACCTCGAAACAGCTCCGCAACGGAAATCTTAAAACCTTGGGGGGCGGCGTTTCGGTTGATGTTACTCCAGGGCGCGTGATTGTGAATGATGCACGAGTGGTGCAAGCGGATCTTTTGGCTTCTAATGGGGTCATTCATGCCATCGATCGAATTCTTTTGCCCCGCGAGATTCGTCAGCAGTTGGGATCGTTGAAATAG